One Panicum virgatum strain AP13 chromosome 9K, P.virgatum_v5, whole genome shotgun sequence genomic region harbors:
- the LOC120651737 gene encoding 60S ribosomal protein L44, whose protein sequence is MVNVPKTKKTYCKNKECRKHTLHKVTQYKKGKDSLSAQGKRRYDRKQSGYGGQTKPVFHKKAKTTKKIVLKLQCQSCKHYSQHPIKRCKHFEIGGDKKGKGTSLF, encoded by the exons aTG GTAAATGTTCCTAAGACCAAGAAGACCTACTGCAAGAACAAGGAGTGCAGGAAGCACACTCTCCACAAGGTGACTCAGTACAAGAAGGGTAAGGATAGCCTTTCTGCCCAGGGAAAGCGTCGTTATGACCGCAAGCAGTCAGGATATGGTGGTCAGACCAAGCCCGTCTTCCACAAGAAG GCCAAGACCACCAAGAAGATTGTGCTGAAGCTGCAGTGCCAGAGCTGCAAGCACTACTCCCAGCACCCTATCAAG AGATGCAAGCACTTTGAGATTGGTGGAGACAAGAAGGGGAAGGGAACATCTCTTTTCTAG
- the LOC120651736 gene encoding flavin-containing monooxygenase FMO GS-OX-like 2 has product MPMPSASLRLAVIGAGAAGLAAARELRREGHAPVVFERAAAVGGTWLYAPPAASSDPLGAAATHSSLYASLRTNLPRETMGFLDFPFAAEAPGSADPRRFPGHEEVLRYLEAFARLFDLLRLVRFETEVLRVRREDRGGWAVTSRKLGDKGSGEEEVYDAVVVCNGHYTEPRIAVIPGVDAWPGKQMHSHNYRVPEPFLDQVVIIIGASASAVDISRDIASTAKEVHIADRSAPVRTCEKQPGNNNLWLHSMIDRAEEDGSVVFQDGSTIKADVIMHCTGYLYDFPFLGDDSTITVDDNRIDPLYKHVFPPEVAPQLSFIGLPWKVIPFPLFELQSKWVARVLSGRIMLPSKEEMMEDVKAFYSKLEARGWPKRYTHNFSNYQFEYDDWLAEQCSHIPIEEWRKQMYNFNGINKAVRPESYRDEWDDDHLVAEANEYFKKYL; this is encoded by the exons ATGCCCATGCCGTCGGCTTCCCTCCGCCTCGCCGTCATCGGCGCGGGTGCGGCGGGGCTAGCCGCCgcccgcgagctccgccgcgaggGCCACGCGCCCGTCGTCttcgagcgcgccgccgccgtggggggCACCTGGCTCTACGCGCCCCCCGCGGCGTCCTCCGAcccgctcggcgccgccgcgacgcACTCCAGCCTCTACGCCTCGCTCCGCACCAACCTGCCCCGCGAGACCATGGGCTTCCTCGACTTCCCCTTCGCCGCGGAGGCACCCGGCTCCGCCGACCCCCGCAGGTTCCCGGGCCACGAGGAGGTGCTCCGGTACCTGGAGGCGTTCGCGCGGCTGTTCGATCTGCTCCGGCTCGTCCGGTTCGAGACGGAGGTGCTCAGGGTGCGGAGGGAGGACCGCGGGGGATGGGCGGTGACGTCTAGGAAGCTTGGGGACAAGGgaagcggcgaggaggaggtgtaCGACGCCGTCGTGGTTTGCAACGGGCACTACACGGAGCCGCGCATCGCCGTCATTCCAG GTGTAGACGCTTGGCCAGGGAAGCAGATGCATAGCCACAATTACCGTGTGCCCGAGCCATTCCTTGATCAA GTAGTGATCATAATCGGGGCTTCAGCAAGCGCAGTTGACATTTCAAGAGACATTGCAAGCACTGCAAAAGAGGTCCATATTGCTGATAGGTCAGCACCAGTTCGCACCTGTGAGAAGCAACCTGGCAACAATAATCTGTGGCTTCATTCCATG ATTGACCGTGCCGAGGAGGATGGTAGTGTGGTGTTCCAGGATGGCAGCACAATCAAAGCCGATGTCATCATGCACTGCACTGG CTACTTGTATGACTTTCCATTCCTTGGAGATGACAGTACTATCACTGTGGATGACAACCGCATCGATCCACTATACAAGCATGTTTTCCCACCGGAAGTGGCTCCTCAACTGTCCTTCATTGGATTGCCATGGAAG GTTATTCCTTTTCCACTCTTTGAACTCCAAAGTAAGTGGGTCGCTAGAGTTCTATCGGGGCGGATCATGCTTCCATCCAAAGAAGAAATGATGGAAGATGTGAAAGCTTTCTACTCGAAACTAGAAGCACGTGGATGGCCTAAGAGATACACCCATAACTTTTCAAACTACCAG TTTGAGTATGATGATTGGCTTGCTGAGCAATGCAGCCATATACCAATTGAAGAATGGAGGAAGCAGATGTACAATTTTAATGGGATTAACAAGGCAGTTCGTCCTGAGAGTTATCGTGATGAGTGGGACGATGACCATCTCGTGGCTGAAGCAAATGAATATTTCAAGAAATACCTGTAG